The Aedes aegypti strain LVP_AGWG chromosome 3, AaegL5.0 Primary Assembly, whole genome shotgun sequence genome contains a region encoding:
- the LOC5577676 gene encoding dual specificity protein phosphatase MPK-4 encodes MHEGEIVIKKVQGHVPKSGAPREKPAKDATITYRLTRDDISGGPVNLDEIEPGLWLGNVTAAADLPTLEKLAIRTVLTIDSCPLPAHVTENPSLRVKYIQASDVPREDLIKHFEDTNNFIRESLEEERNVLVHCYFGVSRSATIVIAYIMNKYKLSYDAALQRVKSKRRFVMPNPGFINQLKLFSIMNYRIDPQNEKYKLFRLKLAADNVRKAKRLPVNCMDVVKPDPAVTQETPEPIVYRCRKCRRVIATKSNLLTHKQKPPGQSPAKLHNSFGDVAGLNDDESDNEQQSPQEDGSAPTGSEDATAVPAADTTEAKISSKEGPSMCYVTEQMRRSSITSDLSQRSSEKDGVCSKIYFTEPLAWMTDIFHNTQGRLYCPKCTVKLGSFNWVMATKCPCGAEIYPAFYLVPSKTEYSTVVQNVQVTV; translated from the exons ATGCACGAGGGCGAAATAGTGATAAAGAAGGTACAGGGGCACGTCCCGAAGTCGGGTGCCCCGAGAGAAAAGCCGGCAAAAGATGCAACAATCACGTATCGGTTGACGCGGGATGATATCTCTGGTGGGCCGGTCAATCTGGACGAAATCGAGCCGGGCCTGTGGTTGGGGAACGTGACGGCGGCTGCGGATTTGCCCACGCTGGAGAAGCTGGCCATTCGGACCGTGCTGACGATCGATTCGTGTCCACTGCCGGCCCATGTGACCGAGAATCCGAGCCTGCGGGTGAAGTACATTCAAG CTTCTGATGTGCCAAGGGAAGACCTAATAAAGCATTTTGAAGACACGAACAACTTCATCCGAGAAAGCTTAGAAGAAGAGCGAAACGTACTGGTGCATTG CTACTTCGGCGTTAGTCGCAGTGCCACAATCGTGATTGCATACATCATGAACAAGTACAAGCTTAGCTACGACGCGGCCCTCCAGCGGGTCAAGTCCAAGCGTCGGTTCGTGATGCCCAACCCTGGCTTCATCAATCAGCTGAAACTGTTCAGCATCATGAACTACCGGATCGATCCGCAGAACGAGAAATACAAGCTATTCCGGCTCAAACTGGCGGCGGACAACGTAAGAAAAG CCAAACGTCTCCCGGTGAACTGCATGGACGTAGTGAAACCGGATCCTGCCGTCACACAGGAAACGCCTGAGCCGATAGTCTATCGGTGCCGTAAATGCCGCCGCGTGATCGCCACCAAGAGCAATCTCCTAACGCACAAACAGAAACCTCCGGGTCAGTCTCCTGCAAAGCTGCACAACTCGTTCGGCGACGTGGCCGGATTGAACGATGACGAATCGGATAACGAACAGCAATCGCCACAGGAAGATGGAAGTGCCCCTACCGGGTCAGAAGACGCAACAGCGGTGCCTGCGGCCGATACTACGGAAGCAAAAATCTCCAGCAAAGAGGGTCCATCGATGTGCTACGTAACGGAGCAGATGCGACGCAGCTCGATCACCAGCGACCTCAGCCAGCGATCGTCGGAGAAGGATGGTGTTTGCAGCAAGATCTACTTCACTGAACCGCTCGCCTGGATGACCGACATCTTCCACAATACTCAGGGCCGGCTGTACTGCCCCAAGTGCACGGTAAAGCTGGGCAGCTTCAACTGGGTGATGGCAACCAAGTGTCCCTGCGGGGCGGAGATCTATCCGGCGTTCTACCTGGTGCCATCCAAGACGGAATACTCTACCGTGGTCCAGAACGTGCAGGTGACAGTGTAA